Proteins encoded in a region of the Candidatus Palauibacter australiensis genome:
- a CDS encoding BlaI/MecI/CopY family transcriptional regulator, translating to MEIKFTTRELDLMAVLWERGDSTVAEVQERLGDELAYTTVLTILRTLEEKGYVGHTQEGKAYRYHTLVGRDCAGASAVRRLVQKMFQGSPELLLTHLVSDRALSKEDLENLRGLVDERLSSKE from the coding sequence GTGGAGATCAAGTTCACGACCCGGGAACTCGACCTCATGGCGGTGCTGTGGGAGAGAGGAGACTCGACCGTCGCGGAGGTGCAGGAACGCCTCGGCGACGAGTTGGCCTACACCACCGTGCTCACGATCCTCCGGACGCTGGAGGAGAAGGGGTACGTGGGGCACACCCAGGAGGGGAAAGCCTACCGCTATCACACGCTCGTGGGGCGCGACTGCGCCGGCGCGAGCGCGGTGCGCCGACTGGTTCAGAAGATGTTCCAGGGGTCGCCCGAACTGCTGCTCACGCACCTCGTCTCGGACCGGGCGCTCTCGAAGGAGGACCTCGAGAACCTGCGCGGTCTCGTGGACGAACGCCTCAGCTCGAAGGAGTAG